AGGTAAAAGCAGAAAAGTGATATTTTCCTCAATAAAATCAGATAGAACTTCACATTCTTTTTAAGTTATACTTGAGTCTATTGATGTTTATATCATTTTTCTGCTTTTACCTGGACCCAATGTAGCTCTAGATGATGCCTAGAATTTTGATGACTAATttggaatttcaaatattttagcaTGAAGaattatttattgtaaaaatgaGCATCTTGTGCAGAAAAATGGTACCTTTAATATTGAATAGATGACATATACTGTTATCAGGTTCTAACTTTGAAAACATATTAGTAATCTCAGATGAGAAAACTGAACATAGATATGAttgtattttctaattttgatAGTTTCATTTCTGTGAAGAAAAATCATTCCTGGAccaatttttttgtttgatattctTATTTCAGGTAACTTAGAAATTTCCAATTTGATTGACAGCTTCTTATGGAATGAAAAAGTGGTTATTCCAGTGTTATGTCAAGATCTGGCACAAATATCAAAGGtaaatgtgtaattttttttatttttgtgtaagtTTAAGTGACTGTCACCAGTTTATAATTGGACATAATAGATAAGTAAAAGTATACtgaggaaatgaaaaaaattgctaGTACAGTATAATCATTTTTATAATTCTGCCAGTTACAGTTTGTAACAATAAAAACTAGATGTGGTCAGAATCACTGTTTGTTTCGGCTGTGTCATCCAAGGTTTTCATTTTGGTATTTGCCTCTCTTCTGCTTTTGGGTCCTGATTAActcttgaacatgcatgaaatatttgccactggacataagcAACTAACAAACAATTGTTCAATCTTCTGCTTACAGGAAAATAACCCAAACttaagattttgttttctttttgtacaCCTATGGACTTCTTCAGtttgtattttcatttaattaacCTTTAGATACATTTTATGTATAGAAACAACTTCATTGATATTTTGTGCATCAGTATCAACTTCTACCCCCaaaaaatgcaatgaaacagaACTTAACCAAATACTATCAAATGCATGTTTTGAAACCGGTTCCTTTCATCATATGTAAATGTTATTGACAgatttgaaaagatattttttttaaatttttatacgatcagcaaatttttttttgggtTCGTTTAATGCTTTGATGTCGTTGTCattgtccgaagacacatttggtaccggacaataacttttgtttaagtgaTTGGATCTCCCCTGTAATTTTACAAGAAGGTTAAatgccacaaaaggaaggtttggattgattttcgGGGGTATGGTACCAAGGTTTTAGGAAATAGGAGTCAAAAACAAGCATTTGACATCAGATTTAACAatgtttttcctatttttttagaAACCTCAAGACATAAGTGAAAATGATTGGTCCATATTATACAGTGCCATGGCAACACCAGAACAAATAGGACAAGTGGTGAAATCAGTAATTTTACAGAATTCCACAGAAAGACTTTCAGAACAAATCAGTAGCATCAATGTACCCACTACAAGTCCCAATACAGCATTAAGGAAAATGACAACAGTATTACTCCCTGAAAAGATCTAacatattgaattttaattttagataCAAATGTGATGACTTGAAAACCTAATTTatgatttgaaataatttaagTTTAATAGTAGATTGGATTTGTGCTTTTTAGTACACAATTATGAAAATTGAAGAGGtaaataatttgtataaattaagagaacgtgatgagcgtagtaGGATCATGATAATCATAGAAAAAGCGTGGTGAGAAAGTGGTATAATTGTAGCAGAATCGTTGTAGAAgtgtaatgaggacgtagtatcaTCTTCAAaacaactaaaattaaaatttttatgcCACTCATACCGAGACCTCACCATGATATGAATTAATTTAGGAACGGGGTGAGCGTgatgcgatcgtggtctagtgtaACTTGGGTTTAAGGTTGAAAGTTGGACaatttaaaatgaagtttttaaatTCTTAAAGATAATTATAAGTTGAATAACTGAAGAGCATTTTACTTTTAAGCATTCATTTGTTGTTCATTTTTTAGTTAAAATCAACATGTGTTCATCTAACATTCCAAATATTGCATGTGGAATTTTATgcaccacctacgatagtagaggggcattatgttatcttgtctgtgcgtccgttcgtctgttgtcgcacttcaggttaaagtttttggtcaaggtagtttttgatgaagctgaagtccaatcaacttgaaacttagtacacatgtttactatggtatgatctttctaattttagaaaattatactttttaccCAATTTagggtccattgaacatggaaaatgatagtgtgagtggggcatctgtgtactttggacacattcttgtttttcatttgtatccaaaacaaatatatcattattGCCTTTTCTCTTATATGCAggtcactttaattttttttaaagtatattaatttgtatttatataataaatattttgatgaaacCGTTTATGTGAATTGAATGTGTCATTGTTTATCATTCCAGAAAGAGTAATGATGCACTGTAAATTTAGAAGTTCATACTACTTTAGTTTTTATCATAAAGGAAAACTAATAATCAGATGAATTTGGAATATTAGTAATTAAAACTCTtatcttaattttattataatattctaCAACATGTTTAGTAACCctagtgaaaattgaaaattaagttCTGTGTTTACAGAAGCTTTTTCTTTATCTAGA
The window above is part of the Mytilus galloprovincialis chromosome 4, xbMytGall1.hap1.1, whole genome shotgun sequence genome. Proteins encoded here:
- the LOC143072312 gene encoding uncharacterized protein LOC143072312, whose translation is MTEKICRSIGTCLASIDNIVIGTGSGYGVEDMVAQTFYQESQRMWKTNNKVLHIHTQNQQTELKNYGMTTQVRHKDFSTIVASVFDICIIIRGNLEISNLIDSFLWNEKVVIPVLCQDLAQISKKPQDISENDWSILYSAMATPEQIGQVVKSVILQNSTERLSEQISSINVPTTSPNTALRKMTTVLLPEKI